From Primulina tabacum isolate GXHZ01 chromosome 2, ASM2559414v2, whole genome shotgun sequence, one genomic window encodes:
- the LOC142537821 gene encoding uncharacterized protein LOC142537821, translated as MSCIVWNARGLGNQWAFRELKRLVAEKDPSLLFISEYKMRDYQCRWWKNILGFFGMFTVSCQCRSGGLIILWKTPLDVTVHSYSSRHIDCMVNHFEKCWRFTGFYGNPEARNRHLSWELLRRLSGLQEFICVPWLVGGDFNEICFDREKLGGNLRPLHQTQAFRDALDECTLQDLHGSGEFFTWVNRRSSNDLIFEHLDRYVGTLEWRLLYPTARAESLEFYHSDHGPILMKLGSGTANLHPHNSMFRFETHWAT; from the coding sequence ATGAGTTGTATAGTGTGGAATGCTCGGGGGCTTGGGAACCAATGGGCATTCCGTGAACTTAAGCGATTAGTCGCTGAAAAGGACCCGTCTCTCCTATTCATTTCAGAATATAAAATGAGAGACTATCAGTGTCGATGGTGGAAAAATATTCTTGGTTTTTTCGGTATGTTTACTGTGAGTTGTCAATGTAGAAGCGGGGGATTGATTATTTTGTGGAAAACACCGTTGGATGTCACTGTTCACTCCTATTCATCCCGCCATATTGACTGCATGGTGAATCATTTTGAGAAATGTTGGAGATTTACTGGATTTTATGGCAACCCAGAGGCTAGGAATAGACACCTCTCGTGGGAGCTTCTTCGACGGTTATCTGGACTCCAGGAATTTATATGTGTCCCGTGGCTTGTAGGAGGAGACTTTAATGAAATCTGTTTCGATCGGGAGAAATTGGGAGGTAACTTGAGGCCTTTACATCAAACTCAGGCATTTCGGGATGCCCTTGATGAATGCACTCTACAGGATTTACATGGCAGCGGTGAATTTTTTACATGGGTTAATAGGCGCTCATCAAATGATCTCATTTTTGAACATCTGGATCGGTATGTCGGCACATTGGAGTGGAGACTTTTATATCCTACCGCTAGAGCCGAATCGTTGGAATTTTATCATTCAGATCATGGGCCTATTCTTATGAAACTAGGCTCCGGGACAGCAAATCTTCATCCCCATAACTCTATGTTCCGTTTTGAGACTCATTGGGCCACATAA